From Oryza sativa Japonica Group chromosome 4, ASM3414082v1, one genomic window encodes:
- the LOC4336094 gene encoding probable receptor-like protein kinase At2g42960, producing the protein MHRGYEILLGCLITVVIVGVVSISCHLRRRAHNLKRSKKDIEVTAVSVEYEEVTCKQMCTKEIYDATENLSPLNVIGQGIAGKVYKGVLANGWPVAVKHIVKNEHAETFLREVTSLSHVRHPNLVSLRGYCDGQEECFLVYELCINGNLSEWLFGKDKNLSWIQRLQIALGSACGLWFLHIYPEGCIVHRDVKPTNILLGVDMEPKLSDFGLSRVIDIGVSHVSSEVRGTFGYVDPEYRHNHKVNAAGDVYSFGMVLLQLLSGKRAINIMNTAKPMSLDRMASMLIREGNVLEFADPRLNGEYSTEAFDLSLKLALSCTGHKKQRPSMEQVVSHLEKALKISMRDDDKHNSISIIESHS; encoded by the exons ATGCATAGAG GATATGAAATACTGCTCGGATGCCTCATCACGGTGGTGATTGTTGGGGTAGTTTCAATTTCGTGCCATCTTAGAAGAAGAGCACACAACCTGAAACGATCCAAGAAAGATATTG AGGTCACTGCTGTATCTGTTGAGTATGAGGAGGTTACCTGCAAACAGATGTGTACCAAAGAGATTTACGACGCAACTGAAAACCTGAGTCCACTGAATGTCATTGGTCAGGGAATTGCAG GGAAAGTGTACAAAGGAGTGCTTGCAAATGGCTGGCCTGTTGCTGTAAAGCACATCGTTAAGAACGAGCATGCAGAAACTTTCCTAAGGGAAGTTACAAGCCTCTCACATGTGAGACATCCAAACCTTGTGTCACTAAGAGGTTATTGCGATGGGCAGGAGGAATGTTTTCTTGTATATGAGTTATGTATCAACGGTAACCTGTCAGAATGGCTATTTG GGAAGGATAAGAACCTGTCATGGATTCAGAGGCTGCAGATTGCACTTGGCAGCGCCTGTGGCCTTTGGTTCCTTCACATATATCCTGAAGGCTGCATTGTTCACCGTGATGTCAAG CCAACCAATATACTTCTTGGGGTTGATATGGAACCCAAATTGTCGGATTTTGGACTGTCAAGAGTCATTGACATAGGAGTATCACACGTAAGCTCCGAAGTTAGAGGAACATTTGGATACGTCGATCCAGAGTATCGCCACAATCACAAGGTAAATGCTGCAGGGGATGTCTACAGCTTTGGTATGGTGCTCCTACAACTCCTGTCAGGAAAACGAGCAATCAATATCATGAACACTGCTAAACCAATGTCATTGGATCGAATG GCTTCCATGCTCATCAGAGAAGGCAACGTGTTGGAGTTTGCTGATCCTAGGCTGAACGGAGAGTACTCGACAGAGGCATTTGATCTCAGTTTGAAGCTTGCCCTTTCATGCACTGGACACAAGAAGCAGCGTCCGTCCATGGAGCAAGTTGTGTCACATCTTGAGAAGGCCCTAAAGATCTCCATGAGAGATGACGATAAGCATAACAGCATTAGCATCATCGAGTCCCATTCATAG
- the LOC4336096 gene encoding probable inactive ATP-dependent zinc metalloprotease FTSHI 3, chloroplastic: MAAVVAAAAACLSPVCAAAASVPRARVCFVSPPGSWSCLAASNGRGLLRGGNGMRLRWRAPVRAKVDEDKEAGLGFREPERRRMRLRLRPRLRLLWWRLRRLSPRDLPGDAAAALRRAARRVPPAAAAPIVLAVLLLAARLALPKNAAKEVAYSDLLAGLRAGAVTAVAFEEDSRRIYFRRAADDGGGSDDAGAGAGEARRGAAAAARWPCYARRVPHDEGFLLGLMRDGGVDYRSAPRPAGRLLVDMLSTLLTLWVSLLPMMWFIQRQMSAGGGAEKRRRPRKQRVGFDDVQGVDEAKEELVEVVSCLHGSLNYKKLGAKLPRGVLLVGPPGTGKTLLARAVAGEAGIPFFSVSASEFVEVFVGRGAARVRDLFKEAKEAAPSIIFIDELDAVGGSRGRSFNDERDQTLNQLLTEMDGFDSDMKVIVMAATNRPKALDPALCRPGRFSRKVLVGVPDLEGRRNILAVHLRDVPLEEDPEIICDLVASLTPGLVGADLANIVNEAALLAARRGGNTVAREDIMDAIEREKYGVNGRQENADSERQGLTKLFPWLPKPGNRPTNPDDIGGVMGYHTLS; encoded by the exons ATGGCtgccgtggtggcggcggcggcggcttgcttGTCCCCCGTGtgcgctgccgctgcctccgTCCCGCGCGCTCGGGTTTGCTTCGTGAGCCCCCCCGGTTCTTGGAGCTGCCTCGCCGCGAGCAATGGCCGCGGGTTGCTTCGCGGTGGGAATGGGATGCGGTTGCGGTGGAGGGCACCGGTGCGCGCCAAGGTGGACGAGGACAAGGAGGCCGGGCTGGGGTTCCGCGAGCCGGAACGGAGGAGGATGCGGCTGCGGCTCCGGCCGCGGCTGCGCCTGCTGTGGTGGCGGCTCCGGCGGCTGTCGCCGCGGGACCTCCCCGgggacgccgcggccgcgctgCGGCGCGCCGCTCGACGCGtgccgcccgccgcggccgcgcccatCGTCCTCGcggtcctcctcctcgccgcccgcctcgcgcTGCCCAAGAACGCGGCCAAGGAGGTGGCCTACTCGGACCTCCTGGCTGGCCTCCGCGCgggcgccgtcaccgccgtcgcgtTCGAGGAGGACTCCCGCCGCATCTACTTCCGCAGGGCCGCGGACGACGggggcggcagcgacgacgccggcgcgggcgcgggcgaggcccgcagaggcgccgcggcggcggcgaggtggccgtGCTACGCGAGGAGGGTGCCGCACGACGAGGGGTTCTTGCTGGGGCTGATGCGGGACGGCGGGGTGGACTACCGgtcggcgccgcggccggcggggaGGCTGCTGGTGGACATGCTGAGCACGCTGCTCACGCTGTGGGTGTCGCTGCTGCCGATGATGTGGTTCATACAGCGGCAGATgtccgccggtggcggcgcagaGAAGCGGCGCCGGCCGAGGAAGCAGCGAGTGGGGTTCGACGATGTCCAGGGCGTCGATGAGGCCAAGGAGGAACTCGTCGAG GTAGTGAGTTGCTTGCATGGTTCACTGAACTACAAGAAGCTCGGAGCTAAATTACCCAGGGGTGTTCTGCTTGTTGGGCCTCCAGGAACTGGGAAAACTCTTCTGGCAAGGGCAGTTGCAGGAGAGGCTGGAATTCCCTTTTTCTCTGTTTCTGCTAGTGAATTTGTTGAAGTTTTCGTTGGAAGAGGAGCAGCCCGTGTAAGGGATTTATTCAAGGAGGCCAAAGAAGCTGCCCCATCTATAATTTTCATTGATGAACTTGATGCTGTGGGTGGAAGTCGAGGTAGAAGTTTTAATGATGAGAGGGACCAAACTTTAAACCAG CTGCTTACTGAGATGGATGGTTTTGACTCGGACATGAAAGTTATTGTCATGGCTGCTACTAATAGGCCTAAAGCACTGGACCCTGCTCTGTGTCGCCCTGGTCGGTTCTCAAGAAAAGTTTTGGTTGGTGTGCCTGATTTGGAGGGGCGAAGGAATATTTTGGCTGTTCATTTAAGGGACGTTCCTTTGGAAGAGGATCCTGAAATAATTTGTGATCTGGTTGCTAGTTTAACACCAGGATTGGTTGGTGCGGATCTAGCAAACATTGTGAATGAGGCTGCGTTACTAGCTGCTCGAAGGG GTGGCAATACTGTGGCTCGGGAGGATATTATGGATGCAATTGAGAGGGAGAAATATGGGGTCAATGGTAGACAAGAGAATGCTGATTCTGAAAGGCAAGGCCTCACTAAATTGTTTCCATGGTTACCTAAACCTGGAAATAGACCAACAAACCCAGATGATATTGGAGGAGTTATGGGATATCATACATTAAGCTAA